The following coding sequences lie in one Actinomycetota bacterium genomic window:
- a CDS encoding cytochrome d ubiquinol oxidase subunit II has protein sequence PAGGQAGDPVDSWINPTSVLGGVLAVAVVAYLSAVYLIWDARRADDTEMAAYFRRRAMAAAVAAGVIAAAGVLVLRADARYLFDGLTSRALPLVILSAVCGAGALVLLVRDAARGARLLAVVAVASIVCSWGVAQWPYLLPESLTVSAAASPSGTLTAVLVAVGLAAVIVLPGFVLLYVLDQRGLLPEEGVEDAGDRPLNRSPVDQVRRPMDR, from the coding sequence CCGGCCGGCGGCCAGGCCGGCGACCCGGTCGACAGCTGGATCAACCCGACCTCCGTCCTCGGGGGCGTCCTGGCCGTGGCGGTGGTGGCCTACCTGTCCGCCGTCTACCTCATCTGGGACGCCCGACGCGCGGACGACACCGAGATGGCCGCCTACTTCCGCCGCAGGGCCATGGCCGCCGCCGTCGCCGCGGGGGTCATCGCGGCCGCCGGCGTCCTCGTGCTCCGCGCCGACGCGCGCTACCTCTTCGACGGCCTCACCTCCCGGGCGCTGCCGCTCGTGATCCTCAGCGCCGTCTGCGGAGCCGGCGCCCTCGTGCTGCTGGTCCGCGACGCCGCCCGCGGCGCTCGGCTGCTGGCCGTCGTCGCGGTGGCCAGCATCGTCTGCTCCTGGGGCGTTGCCCAGTGGCCGTACCTGCTGCCGGAGAGCCTGACGGTCTCCGCGGCCGCGTCACCTTCGGGAACCCTGACGGCGGTGCTGGTCGCGGTCGGGCTGGCGGCGGTCATCGTGCTGCCGGGCTTCGTCCTGCTCTACGTCCTCGACCAGCGAGGTCTCCTGCCGGAGGAAGGCGTCGAGGATGCCGGCGATCGGCCCCTGAACCGCTCGCCGGTCGACCAGGTTCGC